The following proteins come from a genomic window of Acanthopagrus latus isolate v.2019 chromosome 5, fAcaLat1.1, whole genome shotgun sequence:
- the prlrb gene encoding prolactin receptor b isoform X1, with protein MMWRDLRLAVLVLLCAAVKSNSELKGSSPPGKPVLLSCRSPEKETFTCWWQPGSDGGLPTTYKLYYERERLEGVHECPDYRSAGSNSCFFNKSHTSIWVDYYLTVVASNALGNATSDVFKMDVMQIMKPNVPENVTLLVVETEDSPYLNIRWEHPRNTDTESGWVTIKYELRVKQENNNKWKAYMSGTQTHFSLYSITPGVVYTVQVRCRLDHGSWSDWTNSTHAKVPNHVQNEISFWILVATLSAIPFMAAMCILVVKRENVKQCVLPPVPGPKIRGVDFHLLMSGQYEDTTNTLIINQNFPLMVGWKNQMEEYLIVTENGIGPPLDASNCQKRKKSLIIPAGFCSDWEIECKSTHIQNDCAGGTKNETGNFPKNNKSLSGESLSNAEPSKLQKQQSLGQNLMNTEATEPSPLNQENDVKLFTNSDYVDIRKHVEKTQEVNVKQVDYSRVEEVNGDNVLILNNKNLPFNSYMDFQRQEEKLSEDYSRVKEVDSNNVVVLQRQDVSADTKTPHATGAHKMGVCTELINSGYVDTIPASPLM; from the exons ATGATGTGGAGAGATCTTCGATTGGCAGTgcttgtgctgctgtgtgcagctgtAAAGTCCAACAGTGAGTTAAAAG GCTCGTCTCCACCAGGGAAACCAGTCCTGCTCAGCTGCAGGTCCCCTGAGAAGGAGACGTTTACGTGCTGGTGGCAGCCAGGCTCTGACGGAGGGCTGCCCACCACCTACAAACTCTATTATGAGAGAGAAAG ATTGGAGGGAGTGCACGAGTGTCCGGACTATCGGTCAGCAGGTAGCAACTCCTGTTTCTTCAACAAGAGCCACACCTCCATCTGGGTTGACTACTACCTGACCGTGGTGGCCTCCAATGCCCTCGGGAATGCCACCTCAGACGTCTTTAAAATGGATGTGATGCAAATCA TGAAGCCCAATGTTCCTGAAAATGTAAcgctgctggtggtggagaCGGAGGACAGCCCATATCTCAATATCAGATGGGAACATCCACGTAACACAGACACCGAGTCCGGCTGGGTCACCATTAAATATGAACTAAGagtcaaacaagaaaacaataacaAGTGGAAG GCGTACATGTCAGGTACACAAACCCATTTCAGCCTGTACAGCATCACTCCTGGAGTGGTGTACACAGTGCAGGTGCGCTGTAGACTGGACCACGGCTCCTGGAGTGACTGGACCAACAGTACCCACGCCAAGGTCCCAAACC ATGTTCAGAATGAGATATCATTTTGGATCTTGGTCGCCACCCTGTCTGCAATTCCATTTATGGCAGCAATGTGCATCTTGGTTGTAAAGAGGGAAAA TGTGAAGCAGTGTGTTCTGCCTCCTGTTCCTGGTCCAAAGATCAGAGGAGTTGATTTCCATCTTCTCATG AGTGGACAATATGAAGACACCACCAATACCCTGATCATCAACCAGAACTTTCCTCTCATGGTGGGCTGGAAGAACCAGATGGAGGAGTACCTCATAGTGACCGAGAATGGCATCGGGCCTCCGTTGGATGCCTCGAATtgtcaaaaaaggaaaaagagctTGATTATTCCTGCTGGCTTCTGCTCAGATTGGGAAATTGAATGCAAGTCAACCCACATTCAGAATGACTGTGCAGGGGGAACAAAGAATGAAACAGGTAACTTTCCCAAGAACAATAAGTCTCTCTCAGGGGAGAGTTTATCTAACGCGGAGCCATCCAAACTGCAGAAACAGCAGAGTTTGGGTCAAAACTTAATGAACACAGAAGCGACAGAACCCAGTCCACTGAACCAGGAAAACGACGTCAAACTCTTCACAAACAGCGACTACGTGGATATTCGGAAACATGTGGAGAAGACGCAGGAGGTGAATGTGAAACAGGTGGACTacagcagagtggaggaggtgaaTGGTGACAATGTGCTCATcctcaacaacaaaaatctCCCCTTTAACAGCTACATGGATTTTCAGAGGCAAGAGGAGAAACTATCAGAGGATTACAGCAGGGTGAAAGAGGTGGACAGTAACAATGTGGTGGTCCTGCAGAGGCAAGACGTGTCAGCTGACACTAAAACTCCTCATGCGACTGGAGCCCACAAAATGGGGGTGTGCACAGAACTCATCAACAGCGGATATGTAGATACCATCCCTGCATCAcctttaatgtaa
- the prlrb gene encoding prolactin receptor b isoform X2, whose product MMWRDLRLAVLVLLCAAVKSNSSSPPGKPVLLSCRSPEKETFTCWWQPGSDGGLPTTYKLYYERERLEGVHECPDYRSAGSNSCFFNKSHTSIWVDYYLTVVASNALGNATSDVFKMDVMQIMKPNVPENVTLLVVETEDSPYLNIRWEHPRNTDTESGWVTIKYELRVKQENNNKWKAYMSGTQTHFSLYSITPGVVYTVQVRCRLDHGSWSDWTNSTHAKVPNHVQNEISFWILVATLSAIPFMAAMCILVVKRENVKQCVLPPVPGPKIRGVDFHLLMSGQYEDTTNTLIINQNFPLMVGWKNQMEEYLIVTENGIGPPLDASNCQKRKKSLIIPAGFCSDWEIECKSTHIQNDCAGGTKNETGNFPKNNKSLSGESLSNAEPSKLQKQQSLGQNLMNTEATEPSPLNQENDVKLFTNSDYVDIRKHVEKTQEVNVKQVDYSRVEEVNGDNVLILNNKNLPFNSYMDFQRQEEKLSEDYSRVKEVDSNNVVVLQRQDVSADTKTPHATGAHKMGVCTELINSGYVDTIPASPLM is encoded by the exons ATGATGTGGAGAGATCTTCGATTGGCAGTgcttgtgctgctgtgtgcagctgtAAAGTCCAACA GCTCGTCTCCACCAGGGAAACCAGTCCTGCTCAGCTGCAGGTCCCCTGAGAAGGAGACGTTTACGTGCTGGTGGCAGCCAGGCTCTGACGGAGGGCTGCCCACCACCTACAAACTCTATTATGAGAGAGAAAG ATTGGAGGGAGTGCACGAGTGTCCGGACTATCGGTCAGCAGGTAGCAACTCCTGTTTCTTCAACAAGAGCCACACCTCCATCTGGGTTGACTACTACCTGACCGTGGTGGCCTCCAATGCCCTCGGGAATGCCACCTCAGACGTCTTTAAAATGGATGTGATGCAAATCA TGAAGCCCAATGTTCCTGAAAATGTAAcgctgctggtggtggagaCGGAGGACAGCCCATATCTCAATATCAGATGGGAACATCCACGTAACACAGACACCGAGTCCGGCTGGGTCACCATTAAATATGAACTAAGagtcaaacaagaaaacaataacaAGTGGAAG GCGTACATGTCAGGTACACAAACCCATTTCAGCCTGTACAGCATCACTCCTGGAGTGGTGTACACAGTGCAGGTGCGCTGTAGACTGGACCACGGCTCCTGGAGTGACTGGACCAACAGTACCCACGCCAAGGTCCCAAACC ATGTTCAGAATGAGATATCATTTTGGATCTTGGTCGCCACCCTGTCTGCAATTCCATTTATGGCAGCAATGTGCATCTTGGTTGTAAAGAGGGAAAA TGTGAAGCAGTGTGTTCTGCCTCCTGTTCCTGGTCCAAAGATCAGAGGAGTTGATTTCCATCTTCTCATG AGTGGACAATATGAAGACACCACCAATACCCTGATCATCAACCAGAACTTTCCTCTCATGGTGGGCTGGAAGAACCAGATGGAGGAGTACCTCATAGTGACCGAGAATGGCATCGGGCCTCCGTTGGATGCCTCGAATtgtcaaaaaaggaaaaagagctTGATTATTCCTGCTGGCTTCTGCTCAGATTGGGAAATTGAATGCAAGTCAACCCACATTCAGAATGACTGTGCAGGGGGAACAAAGAATGAAACAGGTAACTTTCCCAAGAACAATAAGTCTCTCTCAGGGGAGAGTTTATCTAACGCGGAGCCATCCAAACTGCAGAAACAGCAGAGTTTGGGTCAAAACTTAATGAACACAGAAGCGACAGAACCCAGTCCACTGAACCAGGAAAACGACGTCAAACTCTTCACAAACAGCGACTACGTGGATATTCGGAAACATGTGGAGAAGACGCAGGAGGTGAATGTGAAACAGGTGGACTacagcagagtggaggaggtgaaTGGTGACAATGTGCTCATcctcaacaacaaaaatctCCCCTTTAACAGCTACATGGATTTTCAGAGGCAAGAGGAGAAACTATCAGAGGATTACAGCAGGGTGAAAGAGGTGGACAGTAACAATGTGGTGGTCCTGCAGAGGCAAGACGTGTCAGCTGACACTAAAACTCCTCATGCGACTGGAGCCCACAAAATGGGGGTGTGCACAGAACTCATCAACAGCGGATATGTAGATACCATCCCTGCATCAcctttaatgtaa
- the prlrb gene encoding prolactin receptor b isoform X3, which yields MLPGSSPPGKPVLLSCRSPEKETFTCWWQPGSDGGLPTTYKLYYERERLEGVHECPDYRSAGSNSCFFNKSHTSIWVDYYLTVVASNALGNATSDVFKMDVMQIMKPNVPENVTLLVVETEDSPYLNIRWEHPRNTDTESGWVTIKYELRVKQENNNKWKAYMSGTQTHFSLYSITPGVVYTVQVRCRLDHGSWSDWTNSTHAKVPNHVQNEISFWILVATLSAIPFMAAMCILVVKRENVKQCVLPPVPGPKIRGVDFHLLMSGQYEDTTNTLIINQNFPLMVGWKNQMEEYLIVTENGIGPPLDASNCQKRKKSLIIPAGFCSDWEIECKSTHIQNDCAGGTKNETGNFPKNNKSLSGESLSNAEPSKLQKQQSLGQNLMNTEATEPSPLNQENDVKLFTNSDYVDIRKHVEKTQEVNVKQVDYSRVEEVNGDNVLILNNKNLPFNSYMDFQRQEEKLSEDYSRVKEVDSNNVVVLQRQDVSADTKTPHATGAHKMGVCTELINSGYVDTIPASPLM from the exons ATGTTGCCAGGCTCGTCTCCACCAGGGAAACCAGTCCTGCTCAGCTGCAGGTCCCCTGAGAAGGAGACGTTTACGTGCTGGTGGCAGCCAGGCTCTGACGGAGGGCTGCCCACCACCTACAAACTCTATTATGAGAGAGAAAG ATTGGAGGGAGTGCACGAGTGTCCGGACTATCGGTCAGCAGGTAGCAACTCCTGTTTCTTCAACAAGAGCCACACCTCCATCTGGGTTGACTACTACCTGACCGTGGTGGCCTCCAATGCCCTCGGGAATGCCACCTCAGACGTCTTTAAAATGGATGTGATGCAAATCA TGAAGCCCAATGTTCCTGAAAATGTAAcgctgctggtggtggagaCGGAGGACAGCCCATATCTCAATATCAGATGGGAACATCCACGTAACACAGACACCGAGTCCGGCTGGGTCACCATTAAATATGAACTAAGagtcaaacaagaaaacaataacaAGTGGAAG GCGTACATGTCAGGTACACAAACCCATTTCAGCCTGTACAGCATCACTCCTGGAGTGGTGTACACAGTGCAGGTGCGCTGTAGACTGGACCACGGCTCCTGGAGTGACTGGACCAACAGTACCCACGCCAAGGTCCCAAACC ATGTTCAGAATGAGATATCATTTTGGATCTTGGTCGCCACCCTGTCTGCAATTCCATTTATGGCAGCAATGTGCATCTTGGTTGTAAAGAGGGAAAA TGTGAAGCAGTGTGTTCTGCCTCCTGTTCCTGGTCCAAAGATCAGAGGAGTTGATTTCCATCTTCTCATG AGTGGACAATATGAAGACACCACCAATACCCTGATCATCAACCAGAACTTTCCTCTCATGGTGGGCTGGAAGAACCAGATGGAGGAGTACCTCATAGTGACCGAGAATGGCATCGGGCCTCCGTTGGATGCCTCGAATtgtcaaaaaaggaaaaagagctTGATTATTCCTGCTGGCTTCTGCTCAGATTGGGAAATTGAATGCAAGTCAACCCACATTCAGAATGACTGTGCAGGGGGAACAAAGAATGAAACAGGTAACTTTCCCAAGAACAATAAGTCTCTCTCAGGGGAGAGTTTATCTAACGCGGAGCCATCCAAACTGCAGAAACAGCAGAGTTTGGGTCAAAACTTAATGAACACAGAAGCGACAGAACCCAGTCCACTGAACCAGGAAAACGACGTCAAACTCTTCACAAACAGCGACTACGTGGATATTCGGAAACATGTGGAGAAGACGCAGGAGGTGAATGTGAAACAGGTGGACTacagcagagtggaggaggtgaaTGGTGACAATGTGCTCATcctcaacaacaaaaatctCCCCTTTAACAGCTACATGGATTTTCAGAGGCAAGAGGAGAAACTATCAGAGGATTACAGCAGGGTGAAAGAGGTGGACAGTAACAATGTGGTGGTCCTGCAGAGGCAAGACGTGTCAGCTGACACTAAAACTCCTCATGCGACTGGAGCCCACAAAATGGGGGTGTGCACAGAACTCATCAACAGCGGATATGTAGATACCATCCCTGCATCAcctttaatgtaa
- the LOC119019475 gene encoding selenocysteine insertion sequence-binding protein 2-like gives MDKESNLSSVRSLDHKQRRQRTEPPEPSPPVMLPNPYVSDKSLRGTWSGMGPKQNPSKTNGVSAGKGDVPRSHGYSSSRRVRETNQDFMQRERPTRDPQAKASKSNNDSPAQSRTVGKNSQNFLQNSQKKGSRGARSAPTSAGKTKPAQAAMTPFEVKMTDFPELAGPPPVQRACWGPTPPSTSPLPQTSAVSWKSGTRRSQTQPDPQQTATNAKPDSSATSPGQMVVTSWANVASQPPKKVVPKEATTGYNHMQTEETVTQREDGAPGKKKRKKKKKKAKGDDAEAETEEPAYYQEPPKFEDEEEFPGLTLSLTGIDKLITSNNAAKLCNEENQRESVQHQSVEQTKEKSPAAKTQQGQKAEKVSGKKSKVPVQLDIGNMLAALEKKQQSQKAKQDAKPVILSVGGGLPVVQKQQLVQKKLPWQQDKIAHNPLDSTSPLVKKGKQREVPKAKKPTPLKKVILKEREERKQRRLLEERGLLPENELQPANEEEMGDTNATERSDEVRSPSEEPEDESELNGTNQTVKEDDEEAKKNETVDQQTILPVPCPANRPKIHSRKFRDYCNQMLSKDVDECVTNLLKELVRFQDRLYQKDPMKARMKRRIVMGLREVLKHLKLRKVKCVVISPNCERIQSKGGLDEALYTIIDTCREQGVPFVFALSRKALGHCVNKAVPVSLVGIFNYDGAQDIYHKMIELSSEARRAYEVMVTSLEQTDHAEAELAENTEEQLQISSLAEEAELSPDATQPEEPEYIKIWKKMLEKDCNHKFLNFEEQLSAMCLESECTENTDEVEKS, from the exons ATGGACAAG GAGAGCAACCTGTCATCCGTCCGGTCCTTGGACCataaacagaggagacagaggacgGAGCCTCCTGAGCCATCACCGCCTGTGATGTTGCCAAATCCTTATGTGTCCGACAAGAGTTTGAGAGG GACCTGGTCAGGCATGGGCCCAAAGCAGAATCCATCAAAAACAAATGGAGTGTCAGCAGGAAAAGGTGATGTGCCGAGGAGTCACGGCTACAGCAGCAGCCGTCGTGTTAGGGAGACCAATCAGGATTTTATGCAGAGAGAGCGCCCCACGCGGGATCCGCAAGCAAAG GCATCGAAAAGCAACAATGACTCTCCTGCACAAAGCAGAACTGTGGGCAAGAACTCACAGAATTTTTTACAGAATTCACAGAAAAAAG GCTCTCGAGGTGCCCGATCTGCCCCGACTTCTGCAGGGAAGACAAAACCAGCACAGGCAGCCATGACCCCATTTGAGGTTAAGATGACTGATTTCCCAGAGTTAGCAGGTCCTCCTCCGGTTCAGAGAGCATGCTGGGGTCCAACCCCTCCATCCACGAGCCCTCTTCCGCAGACATCAGCAGTATCCTGGAAG TCTGGAACAAGAAGATCCCAAACTCAGCCTGACCCCCAACAAACAGCTACAAATGCTAAGCCAGATTCCTCTGCTACCTCACCAG GTCAGATGGTGGTCACTTCATGGGCAAATGTCGCATCTCAACCTCCAAAGAAAGTTGTCCCTAAAGAGGCTACAACTGGCTACAACCATATGCAG ACGGAGGAAACTGTCACGCAGCGTGAAGATGGAGCCccagggaagaagaaaaggaagaaaaagaagaaaaaagctaaAGGTGATGATGCAGAAGCTGAGACAGAAGAGCCAGCATATTATCAGGAGCCTCCAAAATTTGAG GATGAAGAAGAGTTTCCGGGTCTGACTCTTTCTTTGACTGGGATTGATAAACTGATAACTAGCAACAATGCAGCAAAACTATGCAATGAG GAAAACCAGAGAGAAAGTGTTCAGCATCAGTCTGTTGAACAAACCAAGGAAAAGTCACCTGCAGCAAAAACTCAACAAGGACAG AAAGCTGAAAAGGTGTCTGGGAAGAAAAGCAAAGTTCCTGTTCAGCTCGACATTGGTAACATGTTGGCCGCCCTGGAGAAGAAGCAACAGTCTCAAAAAGCTAAGCAGGACGCCAAACCAGTCATTCTCTCAG ttGGTGGAGGACTGCCTGTTGTCCAAAAGCAACAATTAGTCCAGAAGAAGCTGCCCTGGCAGCAGGATAAAATTGCCCATAATCCCCTGGACTCCACCAGTCCTTTGGTGAAGAAAGGCAAGCAGAGAGAGGTTCCAAAAGCAAAGAAACCCACTCCTCTAAAGAAG GTCATTTtgaaagaaagggaggagaggaaacaacgacgactgctggaggagagaggtcTGCTGCCTGAAAATGAGCTCCAGCCCGCTAATGAAGAGGAGATGGGTGACACTAATGCCACAG AACGCTCAGATGAAGTCAGAAGTCCATCAGAGGAACCTGAGGATGAGTCGGAGTTAAATGGCACAAATCAGACGGTgaaagaggatgatgaagaagcCAAGAAAAACGAGACAGTAGATCAGCAGACCATCTTACCTGTTCCCTGCCCAGCAAACCGCCCCAAAATCCACAGCAGAAAGTTCCGAGA CTATTGCAACCAGATGCTGAGCAAAGACGTTGACGAGTGTGTGACGAACTTGCTGAAGGAGCTGGTTCGTTTCCAGGACCGCCTGTACCAGAAGGACCCAATGAAGGCCCGCATGAAGAGGCGCATCGTCATGGGGCTCAGAGAGGTCCTGAAGCACCTTAAACTCAGGAAGGTCAAGTGCGTCGTCATTTCACCCAACTGCGAACGCATCCAGTCCAAAG GAGGCCTAGATGAAGCTCTTTACACCATCATCGACACTTGTCGCGAACAGGGGGTGCCATTCGTGTTCGCCCTCTCCAGGAAGGCTCTGGGTCACTGCGTTAACAAGGCAGTGCCTGTTAGCCTGGTGGGCATCTTCAACTACGATGGCGCACAG GATATCTATCATAAGATGATCGAGTTATCGTCTGAGGCCAGGAGAGCCTATGAGGTGATGGTGACAAGCCTGGAGCAGACGGACCATGCAGAGGCGGAGCTGGCAGAAAACACTGAGGAACAGCTGCAGATCAGCAGCTTGGCTGAGGAGGCTGAGCTCAGTCCTGATGCCACACAGCCAGAAGAACCAGAATACA tcAAGATTTGGAAGAAAATGTTGGAGAAGGACTGCAACCACAAGTTTTTGAACTTTGAGGAGCAGCTGAGCGCCATGTGCTTGGAAAGTGAATGTACTGAGAACACTGATGAAGTTGAGAAAAGTTGA
- the mfsd10 gene encoding major facilitator superfamily domain-containing protein 10 produces the protein MSTVNKAAEDGGSFSSKVINIVFIILLLDLLGFTLILPLLPSILDHYAQTGDAVYQSLQSVVDWFREAVGIPLEKKYNTVLFGGLIGSLFSLLQFLMSPLTGALSDRHGRRPMLLLTTLGLMSSYAVWAISRSFSMFLLFRVIGGVCKGNVSLCTAIVADLPCPKARNRGMAMIGIAFSVGFTVGPLMGAYFAVSSRATGNVFFQTPALLALAFSAADLLFIWLMLPETLTKDVKASSSGFGDSRDLLHPLSLFHFSAVTRVKDPPATKRMLKLQVLGLVYFCYLFLFSGLEFTLSFLTHQRFQFTSMQQGKMFFFIGVIMALIQGGYARRIKPGHHIKAVRTAIIALIPAFVLIGLSWNITMLYVGLALYSFAAAIVVPCLSTLVSDHGSASQKGTVMGILRSLGALARALGPVVSSSVYWIAGAQTCFLLTSASFIIPLALLRIAGRLKEE, from the exons ATGTCGACCGTAAACAAAGCGGCAGAGGATGGCGGCTCCTTCTCCTCAAAGGTCATCAACATCGTGTTTatcatcctgctgctggacCTGCTGGGATTTACACTGATTCTACCTCTGCTGCCTTCCATTCTGGACCACTACGCACAAACAGGG GATGCCGTGTATCAGTCTCTGCAGAGTGTTGTGGATTGGTTCAGGGAGGCCGTGGGGATTCCCCTGGAGAAGAAATACAACACTGTCCTGTTTGGAG GTCTGATCGGGTCGctgttctctctgctgcagttccTGATGTCACCTTTAACCGGCGCTCTCTCAGACCGACATGGCAGACGACCCATGCTCCTTCTCACTACA TTGGGGCTGATGTCCTCCTACGCGGTCTGGGCCATTTCCCGGAGCTTCAGCATGTTCCTTTTGTTTCGAGTAATTGGGGGCGTTTGTAAGGGCAACGTCAGCCTCTGCACTGCCATCGTTGCCGACCTGCCTTGCCCAAAAGCACGGAACCGAGGGATG GCCATGATCGGCATCGCCTTCTCTGTGGGCTTCACTGTGGGACCTCTGATGGGCGCCTACTTTGCTGTCAGCTCCAGAGCAACAGGAAATGTCTTCTTCCAGACTCCAGCTCTGCTCGCTCTGGCCTTTAGTGCTGCTGATCTGCTCTTCATTTGGCTCATGCTGCCAGAGACGCTCACAAAGGACGTCAAG GCGTCATCTTCAGGCTTCGGGGACTCCAGGGACCTTCTGCACCCACTGTCCTTATTCCATTTTTCAGCTGTTACCCGGGTGAAAGATCCACCTGCAACAAAAA GAATGCTGAAGCTTCAAGTGTTGGGCCTGGTTTATTTCTGCTACCTCTTCCTGTTCTCCGGTCTCGAGTTTACGCTCAGTTTTCTGACTCACCAACGCTTCCAGTTTACAAG tATGCAGCAAGGAAAGATGTTCTTCTTCATTGGTGTCATCATGGCTTTGATCCAGGGTGGATATGCCCGCAGAATAAAGCCCGGGCACCATATCAAGGCTGTTCGTACG GCGATCATAGCATTAATCCCGGCGTTTGTTCTCATCGGGCTGTCATGGAATATAACAATGCTTTATGTCGGGCTGGCGTTATACTCATTCG CGGCTGCAATAGTAGTCCCATGCTTGTCTACGCTCGTTTCTGACCACG GCTCGGCCAGTCAGAAGGGCACAGTGATGGGGATTCTGCGTAGTTTGGGCGCTCTGGCCAGAGCACTGGGACCAGTGGTGTCGTCCTCCG TTTACTGGATAGCTGGAGCTCAGacctgttttctcctcacatCAGCCTCTTTCATTATCCCCCTGGCTCTCCTGAGAATAGCTGGGAGGCTAAAAGAGGAGTGA